From a single Pelobacter seleniigenes DSM 18267 genomic region:
- a CDS encoding energy transducer TonB, with protein sequence MDLAGIRHFIIFILISVGLHCSGLLLNRTFESQQLLTQQIGVILLSGTREGFYPAPEIKAQAASARQNPLPAVSKKDLVAAAGSVKKPQKSSPREDMITAAVKPALPTEVARPLMTPAQRSRPEPVAAPIQNSAKSVGVTSAAEVTKVVSLVPSLVDRAGKTDAKQSAEALSPAGATLRQETRANGFGGNQALAQLAVPLYAGNPKPEYPKIARLRGWEGTVRLDVVVRKDGRVGKVELADSSGFRALDQVALKTVYRWRFKPAMSSGAPVESMVQVPVRFVLNAQP encoded by the coding sequence ATGGATTTAGCTGGAATTAGACATTTCATTATTTTTATCCTGATTTCGGTGGGGCTGCATTGCAGCGGCCTGTTGCTCAACAGGACTTTTGAGTCACAGCAATTACTGACCCAACAGATTGGCGTGATTCTGTTAAGTGGAACCCGGGAGGGGTTTTACCCGGCTCCGGAAATAAAAGCGCAGGCAGCGTCGGCGAGGCAGAACCCCTTGCCAGCGGTCAGCAAAAAAGACCTGGTCGCGGCAGCCGGCTCGGTAAAAAAACCTCAAAAAAGTTCTCCGCGTGAGGATATGATCACTGCGGCTGTCAAGCCCGCTTTACCGACCGAGGTTGCCCGACCGCTCATGACGCCAGCGCAAAGGTCGCGACCTGAACCTGTTGCGGCACCGATTCAAAACTCCGCCAAGTCGGTTGGCGTGACCAGCGCGGCAGAGGTTACCAAGGTCGTATCCCTGGTTCCGTCCCTAGTTGACAGGGCGGGCAAGACTGACGCAAAACAGTCTGCTGAAGCGCTTTCCCCTGCGGGGGCTACCTTGCGGCAAGAGACCAGGGCAAATGGTTTCGGTGGAAACCAGGCCCTTGCTCAGCTGGCGGTTCCTCTTTATGCCGGCAATCCCAAGCCTGAATACCCTAAAATAGCCCGCTTGAGAGGGTGGGAGGGGACGGTTCGCCTTGATGTCGTAGTCCGCAAAGACGGGCGGGTAGGGAAGGTGGAATTGGCTGATTCGAGCGGGTTTAGAGCTCTTGATCAAGTTGCTCTGAAAACCGTTTACCGCTGGCGGTTCAAGCCCGCAATGAGTTCGGGCGCACCGGTTGAAAGTATGGTGCAGGTTCCGGTGCGATTTGTGCTCAATGCCCAACCCTGA